The Candidatus Zymogenaceae bacterium DNA segment ACGCCGAGGCCAGTTTTTGCGCCGCGGCGTCGAGGGCCGCCTCGTCTCCCGGCCCGATGATGCTCAAAAAATACTTTTGGGAAAATTTGTAGGAACAAAACGGGCACGCGCCGTAGGCCTGGTCGATCATCTTGGAGCACTGGGGACACTCCTTGGTGTTTTCCATCGCATGTATGGCCGAGTCGAATATCGGCGTCGATCTCGTTACGAGCTGTTCTATCTGAAAGGCCAGCTCATCCATGACGGTAAGGATTTCCCGCTGACGCCTGCCGGCGCGAAGAAGAAGAAACGGTATCGGAACAAACAGCACGAACGCCAATATACCTATAAAGACGGCCAGATAGTAGAACATCGGTTGGTTTAAAAACTCAGGCATGTTTCAACTCCGCCAGGCGTAACGCCAATTCTCTGATGTACTCCCTTCCCTTTTCGCCGTTTTCCATGACGGCGAGCCACTGTTTCGGAATAGAGTCGACACCCCAGTATGCCCCGGCAACGGCCCCGGCCATCGCGCCGATGGTGTCTGTATCGCCGCCGGAGTTCACCGCCGCCATCACCACATCGGGGAATCCCCCCTCCATTCGATGAACCAGAACGAACGCGGCGAGCGCCGCCGGAACCGCCCCCAGGGCGCTGACGTCCCGGCTGAACGTCGATACGATCTCTTGAATCGCCCCGTCAAGGTCGCCCGCCGAAAGACCCTGTATCCGGGAAATCTCGGAAACCGCATCCTCGGTGAATTCCCCGGCGGCCCGGGCCGCATCCCCGACAAGGGAATCGACGGAGAGCGTATCGCCCTCCACGGCGTGGCGCACCGCCCTGCCCACGGCCACGGCCTGGGCCACCGCCCCCGCCACGCCGGCGGGGTGGATGTGGGTGATCTCGGCGGTGTGGACGGCCATATCGATGAGCAGCTGGTCGTTGTCGTAAAAAAACATCCCGACAGGCGCGATGCGCATGGCGGCGCCGTTCCCCCAGCTGTCTGTCCCGACCATGTGTGCGGGGAGACCGGACTCGATTCGGCGCATTACCCCGAGTATCCGCCGGCCGTAGCCCCGGCTCGGATCGAAATTCGAAAGAAACTTTTGGGCTGCGCTTTCCTGGAGCATGGCGGCGGAAAAATTCGGGCCTCTTTCCGCGCACTCCACCAGCGCCTCCATCAGCCCGATCATCATCTGGGTGTCGTCGGTATATACCCCCCCGATGGGGGCCGACAGAAGGCCGTATTCGCGCTGAATCGATTCAGGATCCCATCCCTCCACCTGAGCGCCGAATGCGTCGCCCACCATGGTTCCGAGGGCAATGCCCGCGAAAACGTCCCGTATATCTCTTGGTTGATCGTTCATGGATGCTGACATTATAAACGCTTCCATATCCCGTGTGCAAGGGAGAAATCAGTCCGGCGACGATGGAACGGTATTTCCCCCGCCGTCGCCTTTTTTCAATCCGGTGGGACACCAACCCAGGGCGGGGCACGATTCGCACGCAATCCGCCGGGGTCCGCACACCGTCCTTCCCAGACGGATCAGGTTGATGTGAAAATCATAGTAGTGCGAAGGCGGCACCAGCCGCTCCATGACGTCATGGGCGGCGTCCGCGCTCATCTTCTCGGGAATCAGTCCCAGGCGCGTTCCCACCCGATGGACATGGGTATCCACGGGAAACGCCGGACGCCCCAGGGAAAAGAGGAGGACGATGGCGGCGGTTTTTCTCCCCACACCGGTAAACGACAGCAATTCCTCCCGCGCCTCATCAACGCTCATCTCTGCCAGGTAATCCATGTTGAGCTTTCCCCGCTTCCGGTCGATGGTTCGAAGTATCTCCTGTATCCGGGTCGATTTCTGGCGGCCCAGCCCGCCCGTGCGGATGGCTTCCTCCACCTCCTCCCGGTCGGCCTCCAGCACATCCCGCCATCGGGGAAATTTTTTCCTGAGCCGCTCATACGCCCGGTCTCTATTGGTATCCGTGGTGTTCTGGGACAGAATTGTGAAGATCAGCTCGCTCAGGGGATCCTTGGGATGATTCAGGACCGGCGCTCCGAAGTGTTTGTTCAAAGCGTCGATGAGCTCGCAGAGCGGGGGCATGAAATCAGCCTCTCCTTGTGCAATCGGTTCAGGACCGGCGGGACGGGCGTTATCGGAAAAAGGCAATCCCTGTGTTTTTCGGGACGCTTTCCCTCGGTATCGTCGCATATCTCCGGCACTCCCGACGGGTACCGCCGAGGCGCCCCGTCTGGAGCGTTTTTTCCGGTACGAACAACCATATCACGAATACCTCCCGAATGCCAGCGGGTTGACATACGCCGTCTCGGCCCCTGAATCGATCGCAAATTTGCATGCCGCCCCGCCGGTTGTTTTCACGGAAAACCCCGTATAACCTCACAATTTCCGTCTTGTGTTCCTCTCGATTGTTCTGTAATATGCTATGGACATCGTTCAATTCTCACCATGCGCCGGCATCCCTCTATAAAGGAATATAGTAATATGACCACATATATTCACGGCACATCCCACGATGAGCAGGTGCGCCTCAACACCCTAAACGCCCTGACGAACCAATCGTTTATGTCCTACCTGGGAGAGCTTTCGGAAAAGGATATCGCCGATTTCGGCTGCGGCACCGGCGTTTTGATGGCGAACATTGTCCGGCGTTTTCCGACATGCTGCATCACCGGGATCGAGCTTTCCCCCGATCAGCTCCGCCAGGCGGAAATGCGCCTGGGAGACGTGGAGGCGGCCACGCTCAAGCAGTGCGACGTATCGTCCAGCGGCCTTGCAGACGGGGCCTTCGATGTGGTCTACTGCCGCTACCTGCTGGAGCACGTTATCGATCCGGTGGCCGTGGCACGGGAGATGATGCGGGTCACACGCCCCGGCGGAACCGTCGCCGTCCAGGAAAACGACCTCCATAATGTCCTGTATTATCCCGAGATAGAAGGGATGACGGAGGTTCTCAGCCAGTTCTGCATCCTTCAGCAGCAGATGGGCGGCGATCCGTTTGTGGGCAGAAAGCTTTTTGATATATTCAAACAGGCCGGGGCCGAACAAATCGAGCTGGCTTACGAGCCGGAGATCTACACCGAGCACGACCCGGATCCCTACCGGGCCTGGCTCTATAACGCAACCGGCATCTTCCGGGGCGCCGGCCAGGAGCTGCTGGGCCAGGGGATGGTCGATTCCGTCCTCTTCGACGACGTACTGGCCCGGATGGAGGAGCGGATACACCGGCCTGTGGGGGTGGCCCTGTTTCACTGGAACCGTGCCCGGGTGACGGTGTAGGTGAGGATGTGCATGTACATAACAATATATACTCTTTTTACACACCTATTCTTTCCATAAGGAGCGTCGCATGAAAAAACTGCTTCTCAGTCTCTGCGGGATCGTGATCCTGCTGGTACTCTACCTCCTTTTCTGGCCGGTACCCATCGATCCGGCGGCATGGAACCCGCCCGAGGCCCCGGCCCTGGAGGGAGTGTACGCGGTCAACGACAGGCTCAGTGCCGTCGAGCGCCTTGAATCCGGCATGGGCTCTCCCATCGAGGGGGTTGCCATCGACAGCGAGGGATACATCTACGGCGGCCTCAAGGACGGGCGCATCCTGAAGTTTTCCCCGGAGGGAGAAAACCCGAACGTCTTCTCCGAGATCGACAGTTGGCCTTTGGGCCTCGATTTCGACGCCGACGACAACCTGATCGTCTGCGGCGGCCATCTGGGTCTCCTCTCCATCGACCGGGAGGGAGAGGTTACGGTACTGACGACGGAAGCCGACGGCCTTCCCTTCAAAAACGTCGACGGCATGGACATCGCCCCCGACGGAATTATCTATTTCAGCGACGTCTCATACAAATATTCCGACGCGGACTACATGGACGACCTGATGGAGCATCGCCCCAACGGCAGGCTCCTCTCCTATGATCCGGACACGAAGGAAACGAGCGTTGTGTTATCCGACCTCTATTTTCCCAACGGCGTCGCGGTCAGCCGGGACAATGATTTTCTCCTCATGGCGGAGATGGGGGCGTACCGGGTGCTCAGGGTAGAGCTTGTTGGGTCGAATCGGGGCGAGGCACGCGTCCTGATCGACAACCTGCCCGGATTCCCCGACGGCCTGGGCAGCGGCGAACACGGCGTGTTCTGGGTGACGATCGTCTCCCCCCGGGACGAGCTCGCCGATTCAGTTCTTTTCCCGAAGCCGTTTTTGAGAAAGATCGTGCAGAGACTGCCCGAGGCCCTCATGCCAAAGGCTTCCGATTACGCGTTTTTGCTGGGGATAGACAAGGAGGGGAATATCCTCTATAACCTCCAGGACCCCGCCGGAAGTTACGGACAGATCACGAACGTGCTGGAATACGAGGGGATGCTCTACCTGGGAAGCCTCTCCGAGGACGCCGTCGGGCGGATGCCGGTGCCTGAATCTTCAGAATAGACCGCCCCGCTTCGTTTCATATTTTTGATATAACAACCCCCCCGTGCTACGCTCGAAGAAAGCACCGGGGGGTTTTTCATGAACAAGACCGCAAAAGACGTGCTTGATGATCACCTGTCGCTGTGCGTCCTGGCATACGCCCGGCTGACCGCACGGCATAACGGGCGGGGTTGCACAGAAAAGAGGAAAGATGATACGATGACGCTGGCGATACAGGCCGCGTCGCTCTTCACCGTCTCAACCATGAACGCCCTGGGAGATCGGGGGTGTAATGCCCGTGCCCTCGACCTCACACGGGAGCTGTTCCGAGAGATGGAGGACGTCCCGTCCATCGGGAAGGCATGCACGGCATCCCTCGGGCTTTTGTCGGACACGTTGTTTCGCAGGGAAGATGCTCAGGGAGGAGGGGCGGCTTCGGAAAAGGACGGATCGGCAACAGACACAGCCTGTGCCCGGGTCACATCATTCCGTCGAAAGCGGGGGAAAACACCACCTTTCCCGTGACGCCGTCCAGTGCCCCGCTGATGCCCTCATATACCATAAACGCATCCGGGGGGATATCTCCATCCACCGACAGCCCCCTCTCATTCGCCGGACGGAATCCGAATCGGGGGTAGTATTCGGGATGGCCGACCAACACGATGATATGATACCCCAACCGCTGGCACTCGGCCAGGCCGTGCCTGACCAGTTTTGAACCGATCCCCCTCCTCTGGTACTCGGGGACGACGGAAACCGGCCCCAGGCACAGGGCCGGGATGTCCTCACCCTCGGTCTGTATCGTCATGACGCTGAAGATGATATGACCCACCAGAGTGTCGTCGTCTATGGCCACCAGGGACAGCTCGTGGATGAAGTCATCCGACTCTCGAATACGATCTACGAGCCTCGGCTCCTCGTCGCTCCGAAATGCCTGTTCCGTCAGGAAATATACCTCTTTTCTGTCCGATTCCTCTTCCCGGCGTATCGTAACCATCGATGACATCTCCACTGTATGTAGGGCGATACGACGGATTACGCCGCCGTGTCGCCTTTGAATTTACGGCATATCGACCTCAACCGCCGCCTATTACAGCAGCATCCTCCCCGCCCTGTCAACAAAAAACCTTGATTCAATCGAAAAAACGGTTACTATAGTATCATCATCATTCATTCTTTTCGAGAGGATCGATGCAACCACATGATGTCGAATCCCTGATCACGATACTATCGGGCGTCGTTATTGTCGGCGTCGCCTTCGCACTCTTTTTTGTAAAGAACAGCCAGAAGAAGCGCCGGGCCGAGGCCCTTTCGGATTTCGCCCTGCGGTCAGGCTTCCTGGTGGATGCGCCCACGGACGGGGGATCCACCCCTTCACCGGGCGCGCCGGGCTATCCCACGGGCCCCGGCGAAACCACCGGGTCCCCCATCGCCGATTTTCTGGTCGGCATACTCAAGCAGGTGATGGGCCAGCCCCAAACACCCAAGAGGGCGGCGCTTTCCACCGAGGTGTCGGGCATCCTGTTCTTCAAAAAGCACTCGTGGCGGAAGATGGAGAACCTCCTCTACCAGGAATATCAGGACGGGACGATCTATCTCTTTGACGGGGCATGGGCCAAGGGGAACAACAATTACTACTATCGGACCGTCGCCGTGGCGTCCGACCGGCGGGTGGATGTCCCCCACTTGAGCGTCACCCGGAAATCACTCCTGAACAGTGGCAACAAGAAGATCGGCCCCGTGGTGGATATTGGATTCGACCCGGATTTTTCGGAGCTGTTCGTGCTCCGTGGAGCAAACGACTACGAGACGATGAGCGTCTTCAACGACACGCTCTGCCGCTGGATGGTGGAAAAAAAGGAGCTGATTCACGATCTGGAGGCGTTCGGGATGATCGTCGTCCTATCGGGGCCGAGAAAGCGCCTGACCACGGAACAGACGGGCGAGCTGGCCCTGGCGGCCCGAGAACTGGCGAACATGTGGGCGGGAACGGCGCGGTGAGATTCAATCCCGCTATTTAATTAAGATGAATGTAATATTCTAAAATGGGGCTTTCTTTTCTTCTTTATTTTAAGTACCTCCCGAAAAGTTTATTAGACCCGCACCTCCGCAAACGCCCGCACCGGAAACGATGCCCCCTTGACGATAGCCAACGGCACGGTGAAAAAGCGAAATCCGCCCTCCGGAAGCCCTCCCAGGTTCGTCATGTTTTCCACGATCAGGACGTCGTTTTTCAGAAGCAGGGAGTGAACGGGCCTCGCCTTGTCCCCGGAAGTGTTGTCGACATTCAAAAAATCCACCCCCACAAGATGCGCCCCCGCATCCACCAGGAACTCGGCGAAGGCGTTTGAGAGATACGGCCCTCCTTTATTATATGTATCGGTGCCGTAGTATCGATCCCAGCCGGTACGCACCAGCACCGCCTTCCCACTCAACTTTTCCCGGGGGATATCGGGCGTCACCTCCCGGCTCTTTTCCGCGTCCCAGTCGAGGACAATCCCATCCAGCCCCGCCGTCATCGAAAGCGGAAGCCCGGCCAAATCCCGCCTCTCCTCGTATCGATGAAAGGGGCTGTCCAGATACGTGCCGCTGTTCATGGGAAGACTGACCCTCCCCAGGAAAAATCCCGCCTTATCGTCGTACAGCGGGCTTGAAGCCTCATGATCATACATCGCCTCCACGGTAATGTGTCCCATTCCCGGATAGGCGGCCATACCGTCGGAGAGGGGGTGGCTCAGGTCGATGTATTTAACGTTCATCTTTCATACCTTTCGCATAGTGTGTACCAAAATCTTGTGACCATCGATCGGGAACCCCCGACCGCTCCGACGAGGGGACTATCCCCTCTTCTTTCGCCACGTGGGGTCGGCCAGCACCACCGATGTTTCGACCTGTCGGTCGGGGATGCGCCAGTATGTTTTCAGAAGACGCTCCTTTTCCTCGGGCGTCACCAGCATGAAGCCGTGTTTCTCGTAAAATCGTATTGCCCAATCGGCGTCGGCCCAGGTCCCGATGAGCACCGGGTTATCGATTTCCGAAAGGAGGTGAGAAAGAAGGGTCGAGCCGACGCCGCCCCTCCTCTGGATCGTTCTGACGTAGGCGTGCCGGATGAGGGTGACATCCCCCCGATCCTGCACGCCCATCACCCCCATAAGTTCGCCGTCCACCTCGCAGCCGGTGAACATCACCCCGTCTTCTATTTCGGAGAGAAGCTCCTCCATCGGCATGTACGGCTCGTGGTAGCGATCGACGGGGATGACGCCGCGATAGGCGACCGCCGCGTCGTTGATGATATCATACATCACCCCCACCTCGTCGGACGATATCTGTCGTACGAGGCGGTCGGGAATCGTTCGTTTCATTGTTTACCGCATTGAGAATATCGAGAATTAGAGATGTCTACTCTCCTGAAACAGGACAACACCGACAACTCCGAACCAGACGAGAAACCACATGAAGGACGCGACAGAAAGAGACGGCACAAACAGGCCGAAGAGGGCCGGCACCATCAGCACCGTCCCGACCAGGGTCAGGAGCCGTTCCCGGATTCGTTCCCCCCACAGCCACACCCCCGCCAGGGCGGCGGCGGTAAACGGGAACAGATAGCTCAGGGCGGAGATGATGAAATAGGCATATATCGGCACGGCATCAACGGGAGCCGACGCCCCCATCAGTCGAACCTGCACCATCGACCAGCCGATCTGGTTTTCACAGAAATCCAGAATCGCCCCCGTCACCCCCAGGATCACCACCAGCCATCCCATCTTCCCCGCCCGCTCCCGGGTCAGAACGCCCAGACCCAGCCAGGCCAGGACCACACCGATGATAAAAATCGAATCCAGGCTGAGCATCAGGGCCGACAGGTTGGCGAACTCGATGAATTTGTCCGGCGCCATCGGCACCTCTCCCGTGAGGATTTCCATGCCCGGAAACTCGACCTCCAGGGGCCAGAAGCCTACGGCGAACACCGCCATGACCACCAGCATGATCACCGCGACCAGCGCCCCGACAGCGCCGCTCGCCAGAAGATGCCTTTTTCCGTTCATCACGCTACTCCTTGATACAGCGTCGGCTTCAACGCACTATAAAATTTCTTATTCAGCCGGGGCTTGTCCCGTGATGTTTCTGAAAATGAGATCGCACCGGCGGGACAGTTGTGGATGCACCTGAGGCAAAACTCACAGTTTTCTTGATCGAATACCGGAGCCTCTTCCTCCATCCGCCAGCAGCCCCGGATGCATTCCTCTACACACCTGCCGCAGGATGTACAGAGGCCTTCATTCACGCGCATCCGATTCTTACACCGATTGTTGTTCTTCTCCCCCAACAGCCTGTGGGGGGCGTTCAACAGCGTGTACCAGACATACCGGGGCATCCGGAGCGTCGCGTCCCCGCCGTTCAGTGACTCCCTCACCCCGGAGACGAATTTGTCTATCTTTTCCGGGGCGCGCTTTTCGTAGCGGAACATCGGCCCGATCCACCCGGGCAGCATCAGGGCGCCGTCGCTGGCGGGCCCCCTTAGGCCCATGTGTCCGGTCGTGATGTAC contains these protein-coding regions:
- a CDS encoding ADP-ribosylglycohydrolase family protein; translation: MSASMNDQPRDIRDVFAGIALGTMVGDAFGAQVEGWDPESIQREYGLLSAPIGGVYTDDTQMMIGLMEALVECAERGPNFSAAMLQESAAQKFLSNFDPSRGYGRRILGVMRRIESGLPAHMVGTDSWGNGAAMRIAPVGMFFYDNDQLLIDMAVHTAEITHIHPAGVAGAVAQAVAVGRAVRHAVEGDTLSVDSLVGDAARAAGEFTEDAVSEISRIQGLSAGDLDGAIQEIVSTFSRDVSALGAVPAALAAFVLVHRMEGGFPDVVMAAVNSGGDTDTIGAMAGAVAGAYWGVDSIPKQWLAVMENGEKGREYIRELALRLAELKHA
- a CDS encoding endonuclease III, translating into MPPLCELIDALNKHFGAPVLNHPKDPLSELIFTILSQNTTDTNRDRAYERLRKKFPRWRDVLEADREEVEEAIRTGGLGRQKSTRIQEILRTIDRKRGKLNMDYLAEMSVDEAREELLSFTGVGRKTAAIVLLFSLGRPAFPVDTHVHRVGTRLGLIPEKMSADAAHDVMERLVPPSHYYDFHINLIRLGRTVCGPRRIACESCPALGWCPTGLKKGDGGGNTVPSSPD
- a CDS encoding methyltransferase domain-containing protein, producing MTTYIHGTSHDEQVRLNTLNALTNQSFMSYLGELSEKDIADFGCGTGVLMANIVRRFPTCCITGIELSPDQLRQAEMRLGDVEAATLKQCDVSSSGLADGAFDVVYCRYLLEHVIDPVAVAREMMRVTRPGGTVAVQENDLHNVLYYPEIEGMTEVLSQFCILQQQMGGDPFVGRKLFDIFKQAGAEQIELAYEPEIYTEHDPDPYRAWLYNATGIFRGAGQELLGQGMVDSVLFDDVLARMEERIHRPVGVALFHWNRARVTV
- a CDS encoding SMP-30/gluconolactonase/LRE family protein is translated as MKKLLLSLCGIVILLVLYLLFWPVPIDPAAWNPPEAPALEGVYAVNDRLSAVERLESGMGSPIEGVAIDSEGYIYGGLKDGRILKFSPEGENPNVFSEIDSWPLGLDFDADDNLIVCGGHLGLLSIDREGEVTVLTTEADGLPFKNVDGMDIAPDGIIYFSDVSYKYSDADYMDDLMEHRPNGRLLSYDPDTKETSVVLSDLYFPNGVAVSRDNDFLLMAEMGAYRVLRVELVGSNRGEARVLIDNLPGFPDGLGSGEHGVFWVTIVSPRDELADSVLFPKPFLRKIVQRLPEALMPKASDYAFLLGIDKEGNILYNLQDPAGSYGQITNVLEYEGMLYLGSLSEDAVGRMPVPESSE
- a CDS encoding N-acetyltransferase, which codes for MVTIRREEESDRKEVYFLTEQAFRSDEEPRLVDRIRESDDFIHELSLVAIDDDTLVGHIIFSVMTIQTEGEDIPALCLGPVSVVPEYQRRGIGSKLVRHGLAECQRLGYHIIVLVGHPEYYPRFGFRPANERGLSVDGDIPPDAFMVYEGISGALDGVTGKVVFSPAFDGMM
- a CDS encoding cyclase family protein, with the protein product MNVKYIDLSHPLSDGMAAYPGMGHITVEAMYDHEASSPLYDDKAGFFLGRVSLPMNSGTYLDSPFHRYEERRDLAGLPLSMTAGLDGIVLDWDAEKSREVTPDIPREKLSGKAVLVRTGWDRYYGTDTYNKGGPYLSNAFAEFLVDAGAHLVGVDFLNVDNTSGDKARPVHSLLLKNDVLIVENMTNLGGLPEGGFRFFTVPLAIVKGASFPVRAFAEVRV
- a CDS encoding GNAT family N-acetyltransferase, producing MKRTIPDRLVRQISSDEVGVMYDIINDAAVAYRGVIPVDRYHEPYMPMEELLSEIEDGVMFTGCEVDGELMGVMGVQDRGDVTLIRHAYVRTIQRRGGVGSTLLSHLLSEIDNPVLIGTWADADWAIRFYEKHGFMLVTPEEKERLLKTYWRIPDRQVETSVVLADPTWRKKRG
- a CDS encoding EFR1 family ferrodoxin (N-terminal region resembles flavodoxins. C-terminal ferrodoxin region binds two 4Fe-4S clusters.), translated to MTVPTIAVLYHSGSGSTKLVATVITEKLEQSGSVDLVPISFEYDTGRIPSYRTLVFGFPTYHGNPTRSMREFFDMLPVAEKPIPVHLFITYGLYPDHTFRVAARSLAKKGYITTGHMGLRGPASDGALMLPGWIGPMFRYEKRAPEKIDKFVSGVRESLNGGDATLRMPRYVWYTLLNAPHRLLGEKNNNRCKNRMRVNEGLCTSCGRCVEECIRGCWRMEEEAPVFDQENCEFCLRCIHNCPAGAISFSETSRDKPRLNKKFYSALKPTLYQGVA